The segment TGCAAGCCAACGCCAGGGGGCCGCTGCATCGATTGCTGAGCCAATGGCTGCTGGCCCTTGAACAAATGCCCAGCGGTCGCCAGGTTCGCTGGTCGTTGGATGTGGATCCGGTAGACCTTTATTAAGTCACCTCATGACACCCGCACCCACCGTTTTGCAGTAATAACCGAACACCGCAGATCCATAACCCGCCTGCTATGGTTGGCAAGGCCGACCCGGCAACGGATAATGCCCAGTTTTTCCACCTGCGCACTGAAGCGCTACCGCGCTTGCGGTCGAAAGAGAAGACCATGAAAGACACCATTCGCCAGCTGATTCAACAAGCCCTAGCTCAACTCGTCACAGAAGGTGTGTTGCCTGAAGGCCTGACGCCAGCGATTCAGGTGGAAAACGCCCGTGACAAAACCCACGGCGACTTCGCCAGCAATATCGCCATGATGCTGGCCAAGCCTGCGGGCATGAAGCCCCGTGATCTGGCTGAAAAAATCATCGCCGCACTGCCGGCCGATGAGCAAATCAGCAAGACCGAAATTGCAGGCCCCGGCTTCCTGAACTTCTTCCAGAACACCCAGGCCCTGGCCTCGCGCCTGGACGCAGCCCTGGCCGATCCAAAAATCGGCGTGCGCAAAGCCACTCCAGCCATGCGCACCGTGGTCGATATGTCGGCGCCCAACCTGGCCAAAGAGATGCACGTGGGCCACTTGCGCTCCACCATCATTGGCGACGGCGTGGCCCGCGTGCTGGAGTTCCTGGGCGACGACGTGATTCGTCAAAACCACGTAGGCGACTGGGGCACCCAGTTCGGCATGCTGATGGCCTACCTGGAAGAAAACCCGATCACCAGCGACGAGCTGAGTGACCTGGAGAACTTCTACCGCGCCGCCAAGAAACGTTTTGACGAGTCGCCGGAATTTGCCGATCGCGCCCGTAGCCTGGTGGTCAAACTCCAAGCCGGCGATCCGGACTGCCTGGCGCTGTGGACCAAGTTCAAGGACATCTCGCTGTCGCACTGCCAGAAAATCTACGAGCAGTTGAACGTAAAATTGACCATGGCCGACGTGATGGGCGAAAGCGCCTACAACGACGACCTGATCAACGTGGTTAACGACCTCAAGGCCAAAGGCATGCTGGTCGAGAGCAATGGCGCCCAGTGCGTATTCCTCGACGAGTTCAAAAATGCCGACGGCGAGCCCCTGCCGGTCATCATCGTCAAAGCAGACGGTGGCTATCTGTACGCGACAACCGACCTGGCAGCCATCCGCTATCGCAGCGGCGTATTGAAAGCTGATCGCGCCCTGTACTTCGTAGACCAGCGTCAGGCCCTGCACTTCCAGCAAGTGTTTGCCGTAGCCCGCAAGGCCGGTTTCATCACCCATCCGATGGAAATGGAGCACATGGGCTTCGGCACCATGAACGGCGCTGATGGCCGTCCATTCAAGACCCGTGATGGCGGTACGGTCAAACTGATCGACCTGCTCAACGAAGCCAAAGAGCGCGCCTACACGCTGGTCAAAGAGAAAAACCCGGAGCTGGCGGAAGACGAACTGCGCGCCATCGCCAAAGTTGTCGGGATTGGCGCCGTGAAATACGCGGACCTGTCCAAGCACCGCACCAGTGACTACAGCTTCAACTTCGACCTGATGTTGAACTTTGAAGGCAATACCGCACCTTACCTGCTGTATGCCTACACCCGTGTCGCGGGCGTATTCCGCAAGCTGGGCAAGGGCTTCGAAGAGGTGCAGGGTCAGATCGTGCTTGAAGCTGCGCAAGAGCATGAACTGGCAGCCAAGCTGGCACAGTTCGGTGAAGTGCTGAACAACGTTGCTGAAAAAGGCACCCCGCACACCCTCTGCACCTACCTGTACGAAGTAGCCGGGCTGTTCTCCAGCTTCTACGAGAACTGCCCGATCCTGAGCGCAGAAAACGAAGCGCAAAAACAAAGCCGCTTGCGCCTGGCTGCTCTGGCGGGCCGTACCCTAAAGCAAGGCCTGGAACTGCTGGGTCTGGAAACTCTGGAGCGCATGTAAGTTGGCAGCCAAGAAAAAACCTGCACCCAAGCGCGGCGCCAGTCGGTACCAGGCACCGGCTAAAAAGCCTATTCCGGGCTGGCTATGGATGGCCATCGGCCTGACCGTTGGCGCATTTATCGTGTTTTTGATGAAGCTTGAGCCCGGCCAGGGCGACGACGTCAAACGGGTCAAGCAAGAGCAGGTCAAAGCCACGAAAGCGGCGGAAGCCAACAAGACAGCGCCTAGCCCGACCCAGCCGGCCAAACCCAAGTACGACTTCTACACCCTGCTGCCCGAGTCTGAAGTGATCGTGCCGCCAGAAGCCGTACCCGAGAAGACCCTGCCAACGCCGCAAACCGCGCCGCTGGCACCGGTCACGCCGGCTGAAGCTGCAAAAATCGACACCGCCCGCGCCCAGGCAGCCCTGAGCGGTATTACACCGCCTCCTGCGCCGCCTGTCGTAAAAGCGGCGCCGGTCACCAAGTTCTTCCTGCAAGCGGGCTCGTTCCGCAAACAGGCCGATGCTGAAAAGGTACGGGCGCAAATCATCCTGCTGGGCCAGACCGCTACGGTTGAAGCCGGTACGGTAAAAGACGAAACCTGGTACCGGGTGCTGGTCGGTCCGTTCAGCAACCGCGATCAATTGACCGTGGCCCAAAAGCAATTGGCGGGCGGCGGATTCAACAACTTGCTGCTGCAACAACGACGCTGACAGCAACCGTTCCCACGGGGTTCCACTGCACCCTGTGGGAGCGGGCTTGCTCGCGATGCAGGCGACCCGGAGTGTCAGGGTAATCGCGGTGATGCCATCGCGAGCAAGCCCGCTCCCACACCACCCTCGCAAAATTCTGCCCCCCGCTCATCCCCATTCCCTCCCCGCTGTTGAAAAATCCGCGACAACCCCCATATGTATTTCCATCAGGCATTTTCGCCCCGCTGCGTGGAGACTCTCCCTTGACCACCATCGTTTCAGTACGCCGCCACGGCAAAGTCGTCATGGCTGGCGACGGCCAGGTTTCTCTTGGCAATACCGTGATGAAAGGCAACGCGAAAAAAGTCCGCCGTCTCTATCACGGCCAGGTAATCGCCGGTTTCGCCGGTGCCACCGCAGATGCATTCACTCTGTTCGAACGTTTTGAAGGCCAACTTGAAAAGCATCAAGGCCATCTGGTTCGCGCCGCTGTCGAGTTGGCCAAAGAATGGCGTACCGACCGCTCGCTGAGTCGCCTGGAAGCCATGCTGGCAGTTGCCAACAAGGACGCATCCCTGATCATCACCGGTAACGGTGACGTGGTTGAGCCCGAAGACGGCTTGATCGCAATGGGTTCGGGCGGTGCATTTGCCCAGGCTGCAGCCCGCGCCCTGCTGATGAAAACCGATCTGTCGGCCCGCGAAATCGCTGAAACAGCACTCGGTATTGCTGGCGACATCTGCGTGTTCACCAACCACAACATCACTATTGAGGAGCAGGACCTCGCTGAATAAGACGCCTGCCGGGCTGGAGTCCCAGCCCGTTTGTGAACCTTACTTTAGCTAGAGGAACGCCAACTACCATGTCCATGACTCCCCGCGAAATCGTCCACGAACTCAATCGCCACATCATCGGCCAGGACGACGCCAAGCGCGCCGTAGCCATCGCGCTGCGTAACCGCTGGCGCCGTATGCAACTGCCCGAAGAGCTGCGCGTTGAAGTGACGCCAAAAAACATTCTGATGATCGGCCCTACCGGTGTCGGTAAAACCGAGATCGCCCGTCGTCTGGCCAAATTGGCCAACGCACCGTTCATCAAGGTTGAAGCCACCAAGTTCACCGAAGTTGGCTATGTAGGCCGTGACGTCGAGTCGATCATCCGTGATCTGGCTGACGCTGCAATCAAGCTGCTGCGCGAACAGGAAATCGTGAAGGTTCGCCACCGCGCCGAAGACGCCGCCGAAGAGCGCATCCTCGACGCCCTGCTGCCTCCTGCCCGCACATTCGGCGAAGAAGCCGCCGTACCGCAGGATTCCAACACTCGCCAACTGTTCCGCAAGCGTCTGCGTGAAGGCCAGCTGGACGACAAGGAAATCGAAATCGAAGTCGCCGATGCCGTTGGCGTGGACATCTCCGCGCCGCCTGGCATGGAAGAAATGACCAACCAGCTGCAAAGCCTGTTTGCCAACATGGGCAAAGGCAAGCGCAAGAGCCGCAAGCTGAAAGTCAAAGAAGCACTGAAAATGGTGCGTGACGAAGAAGCCGGTCGCCTGGTTAATGACGAAGAACTCAAGGCCAAGGCCCTGGAAGCAGTCGAGCAGCACGGCATCGTGTTTATCGATGAAATCGACAAAGTTGCCAAACGCGGTAATGTCGGTGGCGCCGATGTGTCCCGCGAAGGCGTGCAGCGCGATCTGCTGCCGCTGATCGAAGGTTGCACCGTCAATACCAAGCTGGGCATGGTCAAAACCGACCACATCCTGTTTATCGCCTCTGGCGCGTTCCATCTGAGCAAACCAAGCGATCTGGTGCCAGAACTGCAAGGTCGCCTGCCGATCCGCGTTGAACTCAAGGCCCTGTCGCCACAAGATTTCGAGCGCATCCTCAGCGAGCCACACGCATCCCTGACCGAGCAATACCGCGAACTGCTGAAAACCGAAGGCCTGAACATCGAGTTCCTGCCTGAAGGTATCAAGCGCCTGGCCGAAATTGCCTGGCAAGTGAACGAAAAAACCGAAAACATCGGTGCT is part of the Pseudomonas sp. ML2-2023-3 genome and harbors:
- the argS gene encoding arginine--tRNA ligase — encoded protein: MKDTIRQLIQQALAQLVTEGVLPEGLTPAIQVENARDKTHGDFASNIAMMLAKPAGMKPRDLAEKIIAALPADEQISKTEIAGPGFLNFFQNTQALASRLDAALADPKIGVRKATPAMRTVVDMSAPNLAKEMHVGHLRSTIIGDGVARVLEFLGDDVIRQNHVGDWGTQFGMLMAYLEENPITSDELSDLENFYRAAKKRFDESPEFADRARSLVVKLQAGDPDCLALWTKFKDISLSHCQKIYEQLNVKLTMADVMGESAYNDDLINVVNDLKAKGMLVESNGAQCVFLDEFKNADGEPLPVIIVKADGGYLYATTDLAAIRYRSGVLKADRALYFVDQRQALHFQQVFAVARKAGFITHPMEMEHMGFGTMNGADGRPFKTRDGGTVKLIDLLNEAKERAYTLVKEKNPELAEDELRAIAKVVGIGAVKYADLSKHRTSDYSFNFDLMLNFEGNTAPYLLYAYTRVAGVFRKLGKGFEEVQGQIVLEAAQEHELAAKLAQFGEVLNNVAEKGTPHTLCTYLYEVAGLFSSFYENCPILSAENEAQKQSRLRLAALAGRTLKQGLELLGLETLERM
- a CDS encoding SPOR domain-containing protein, which produces MAAKKKPAPKRGASRYQAPAKKPIPGWLWMAIGLTVGAFIVFLMKLEPGQGDDVKRVKQEQVKATKAAEANKTAPSPTQPAKPKYDFYTLLPESEVIVPPEAVPEKTLPTPQTAPLAPVTPAEAAKIDTARAQAALSGITPPPAPPVVKAAPVTKFFLQAGSFRKQADAEKVRAQIILLGQTATVEAGTVKDETWYRVLVGPFSNRDQLTVAQKQLAGGGFNNLLLQQRR
- the hslV gene encoding ATP-dependent protease subunit HslV → MTTIVSVRRHGKVVMAGDGQVSLGNTVMKGNAKKVRRLYHGQVIAGFAGATADAFTLFERFEGQLEKHQGHLVRAAVELAKEWRTDRSLSRLEAMLAVANKDASLIITGNGDVVEPEDGLIAMGSGGAFAQAAARALLMKTDLSAREIAETALGIAGDICVFTNHNITIEEQDLAE
- the hslU gene encoding ATP-dependent protease ATPase subunit HslU, coding for MSMTPREIVHELNRHIIGQDDAKRAVAIALRNRWRRMQLPEELRVEVTPKNILMIGPTGVGKTEIARRLAKLANAPFIKVEATKFTEVGYVGRDVESIIRDLADAAIKLLREQEIVKVRHRAEDAAEERILDALLPPARTFGEEAAVPQDSNTRQLFRKRLREGQLDDKEIEIEVADAVGVDISAPPGMEEMTNQLQSLFANMGKGKRKSRKLKVKEALKMVRDEEAGRLVNDEELKAKALEAVEQHGIVFIDEIDKVAKRGNVGGADVSREGVQRDLLPLIEGCTVNTKLGMVKTDHILFIASGAFHLSKPSDLVPELQGRLPIRVELKALSPQDFERILSEPHASLTEQYRELLKTEGLNIEFLPEGIKRLAEIAWQVNEKTENIGARRLHTLLERLLEEVSFSAGDIASAQKDEPIRIDADYVNSHLGELAENEDLSRYIL